In Lujinxingia litoralis, a genomic segment contains:
- a CDS encoding matrixin family metalloprotease: MINTSSFTSRLNASSQNNSNLSLSQTQYENWTLYALAQWSAQSGTGWDHQYNGTTSLSPCAGSAHGDGHSVIGGGYGCEEPGCTTLAYTSPIISIFGNRTEADICILGLSTSSPSWTLAGTSLGTNELDLVSVLVHEFGHALGIDDSNVYSVMHPGNRFLRNLYGDDIKAVRAAFPGNAPVERDRRYRRYDHATNSWDNWQSIPGTSYWLEPSGAVGYSYIPNETLPHLDRLVVASNTKNGDAIHFTRATTDPTVAPTWTTTVVNHPTWHRPAVASSGYVTQQWVSAWTVAQNDYNDCGYIDILHSSSDALVSGTYSRLFHCTNISPELAYDHNSDRFILAYIEGATPSGIQNRIVLRTSNNGGASWTSPQTLSISSLDTPSIACDATSCTMSYMRASGSDPWLVSRKINVNPTTGYVSLGNYTQEFTRLQKRPTTISRGINEWMTTIHNPGTNQNRANGHGRIRYHNSSSNPVYFDGFLWDYATAGDVFHNASLAGGYEYLDSYLLYIH; encoded by the coding sequence ATGATCAACACAAGCTCCTTCACTTCACGGCTAAACGCTTCCTCTCAAAACAACTCTAATCTATCCCTTTCTCAGACCCAGTATGAAAACTGGACTCTTTACGCGCTTGCCCAATGGTCCGCTCAGTCGGGAACAGGATGGGACCACCAATACAACGGAACAACTTCGCTCAGCCCATGTGCTGGATCTGCTCACGGCGACGGGCATAGCGTAATTGGAGGCGGATATGGCTGTGAAGAGCCTGGATGTACCACGTTAGCATACACCTCGCCTATCATCTCTATTTTTGGCAACAGGACTGAAGCTGATATTTGTATATTAGGACTCTCGACTTCCTCCCCGTCTTGGACGCTGGCAGGGACAAGCCTTGGCACTAACGAACTCGATCTCGTTTCAGTTCTAGTACATGAGTTTGGCCACGCGTTAGGAATTGACGACTCTAACGTATATTCAGTTATGCACCCTGGGAATCGATTTCTACGAAACCTGTATGGCGATGACATTAAAGCAGTAAGAGCCGCTTTTCCAGGAAACGCTCCTGTGGAACGTGACCGGCGATACAGACGATATGATCATGCAACTAACTCTTGGGACAACTGGCAGTCAATTCCCGGGACATCTTATTGGCTCGAACCGTCGGGAGCTGTTGGTTATTCATATATTCCCAATGAGACTCTACCTCATCTTGATCGATTAGTCGTAGCATCTAATACGAAGAACGGAGATGCCATACACTTTACTCGAGCAACAACCGACCCCACTGTAGCGCCAACATGGACAACTACAGTAGTCAATCATCCTACATGGCATCGTCCCGCAGTCGCGAGTAGTGGTTATGTGACCCAGCAGTGGGTCAGCGCATGGACCGTTGCCCAAAACGACTATAATGATTGTGGATACATCGATATATTGCACAGCTCATCCGACGCACTTGTATCAGGCACCTATTCGAGGTTATTTCACTGTACAAATATTTCACCAGAGCTTGCTTATGACCATAACTCTGACCGTTTCATCCTTGCTTACATCGAAGGAGCCACACCAAGCGGAATTCAAAATCGCATTGTACTCAGGACATCAAACAATGGCGGCGCTTCGTGGACATCCCCCCAAACCTTATCTATATCCTCGCTCGACACTCCCAGCATAGCATGCGACGCAACCTCTTGCACCATGTCCTATATGCGCGCGAGTGGATCCGACCCCTGGCTAGTTTCCAGAAAAATCAACGTAAACCCAACTACTGGTTACGTTTCGCTCGGAAACTATACACAAGAGTTTACCAGACTTCAAAAACGTCCAACTACCATTTCTAGAGGTATCAATGAATGGATGACGACGATACATAATCCAGGCACGAATCAAAATAGAGCAAACGGGCATGGTCGAATTCGCTATCACAACAGCTCCTCCAATCCCGTTTATTTTGATGGGTTCTTATGGGACTACGCAACCGCTGGAGATGTGTTTCACAACGCATCGCTCGCGGGAGGTTATGAGTATCTTGACTCTTACCTTCTATATATCCACTAA
- a CDS encoding lipopolysaccharide biosynthesis protein, producing the protein MAPSNPDAYISTEHLEHDLEGQSVRGGTLTALAQILKSLLEMGSTFLLARLISPEDFGLFGMVIIVTGFLTMFKDLGLAMATIQREEITHAQVSALFWINLLLGALISLVTAGSSWVLAWVFDEPRLVPIALGLAGAFFFGGLTVQHEALLRRQMRFGRLAAVEVTAMAISVGLAVAVALAGGGYWALVVNSVALAVASCLGVWIACGWRPARPARAEGLRSMLAFGADMTGFNFVNYFARNFDDFLIGRFHGAAQLGFYQMAYKILMIPLRQINHPVGQIAIPALSRVVSDPVRYRQMYLRVLEKLLLVTMPLGAILVAGADWIILSVLGDAWAPAIPIFAALGLSIFTQTIGNTTGWLFVSQDRTRELLHWGLLSSGLVAISFALGIYWGALGVAIAYTALGIVLRTPLLLWFVTRRGPIQMGDFYRTAFIPFIAALGGATAMLALRIYLPLNSPVAMFALAVPTCLIGALLTLASLPKGRLAMRDLIALVGYLRAGRDISESTGEPLS; encoded by the coding sequence ATGGCCCCTTCTAACCCCGACGCCTACATCAGCACCGAGCATCTTGAGCACGACCTCGAGGGCCAATCGGTGCGCGGCGGCACCCTGACCGCGCTGGCCCAGATCCTCAAATCGCTCCTGGAGATGGGCTCGACCTTTCTGCTCGCCAGGCTCATCTCTCCCGAAGATTTTGGCCTCTTCGGCATGGTCATCATCGTCACCGGCTTTCTGACGATGTTCAAAGACCTGGGCCTGGCGATGGCCACCATCCAGCGCGAAGAGATCACCCACGCCCAGGTCAGCGCGCTTTTCTGGATCAACCTGCTTTTGGGCGCGCTGATCTCCCTGGTCACCGCCGGCTCCTCCTGGGTGCTGGCCTGGGTCTTTGACGAACCGAGGCTGGTGCCCATCGCCTTAGGGCTGGCCGGGGCCTTTTTCTTCGGGGGGCTGACCGTCCAGCACGAGGCGCTGCTGCGCCGCCAGATGCGCTTTGGGCGCCTGGCCGCCGTCGAGGTCACGGCGATGGCCATCAGCGTGGGCCTGGCCGTGGCGGTGGCCCTGGCCGGCGGCGGCTACTGGGCGCTGGTCGTCAACTCGGTGGCGCTGGCCGTGGCCAGCTGCCTGGGCGTATGGATCGCCTGCGGCTGGCGCCCCGCGCGCCCGGCCCGGGCCGAGGGCCTGCGCTCCATGCTGGCCTTTGGCGCGGATATGACCGGCTTTAACTTCGTCAACTACTTCGCGCGCAACTTTGACGACTTCCTCATCGGGCGCTTTCACGGCGCCGCGCAGCTGGGCTTTTATCAGATGGCCTACAAGATCCTGATGATCCCGCTGCGCCAGATCAACCACCCCGTGGGGCAGATCGCCATCCCCGCGCTCAGCCGCGTGGTCAGCGACCCGGTGCGCTACCGCCAGATGTATTTGCGCGTGCTCGAAAAGCTCCTCCTCGTCACCATGCCCCTGGGGGCCATTTTGGTGGCCGGCGCCGACTGGATCATTCTCAGCGTACTCGGTGACGCCTGGGCCCCGGCTATCCCAATCTTCGCGGCGCTGGGCTTGTCGATCTTTACGCAGACCATTGGCAACACCACCGGCTGGCTCTTCGTCTCTCAAGACCGCACCCGGGAGCTCTTGCACTGGGGGCTCTTGAGCTCGGGGCTGGTCGCCATCTCCTTTGCCCTGGGCATTTACTGGGGCGCGCTGGGTGTGGCGATTGCCTACACCGCGCTGGGCATCGTCCTGCGCACCCCGCTGCTGTTGTGGTTTGTGACCCGTCGCGGTCCGATCCAGATGGGCGACTTCTACCGCACCGCCTTCATCCCCTTTATCGCCGCGCTCGGCGGCGCCACCGCCATGCTCGCGCTGCGCATCTACCTCCCGCTTAACTCGCCAGTGGCCATGTTCGCCCTGGCCGTCCCCACCTGCCTGATCGGCGCGCTCCTCACCCTGGCTTCGCTCCCCAAAGGCCGACTCGCCATGCGCGACCTCATCGCGCTTGTCGGCTACCTGCGCGCCGGCCGCGACATCAGCGAATCCACTGGAGAGCCCTTGTCCTGA
- a CDS encoding polysaccharide pyruvyl transferase family protein, with the protein MNVIISNTVALNGGDAAILQAIVDALTDVLGEDTCFSVFDSQPEIARRYYPAFDFQKLLYLLVSRAPNGLGPLIRPLQRRRFETAARLWGQGKEAAARLLLSRAEAAALQTYAEADLIVSTGGTYLVENYDIEPRLFDFQIALALGRPLVFYTQSLGPFREPKNQQRVRDIFNQARLVLLRDARSKEHLLEIGVRPDHLHVCADAVFALDTDALPAAKTAAPPKTSAEERPLQVAVSVRHWSHFEALSTDEGMKRYCDAIAAGVTHLVEQHQAEVTFLSTCQGIPEYWTHDSKTAHAIVDTLPEAIREHVKVDEAFHSPQELVATLATFDAVIATRMHMAILALIARAAVLPVSYEFKTTELFERLGAGQWVEDINTIEADAFIQKLDALLADLDGVKALLAKGVAEEREIALEGARKVGELIRS; encoded by the coding sequence TTGAACGTCATCATCTCCAACACCGTCGCCCTCAACGGCGGCGACGCCGCGATCTTGCAGGCCATCGTCGACGCCCTCACCGATGTGCTCGGCGAGGACACCTGTTTTAGCGTCTTCGACAGTCAGCCCGAGATCGCCCGGCGTTATTACCCGGCCTTCGACTTTCAAAAGCTCCTCTACCTCCTGGTTTCCCGCGCCCCCAACGGCCTCGGGCCCCTGATCCGCCCCCTGCAGCGCCGCCGCTTTGAGACAGCGGCCAGGCTCTGGGGCCAGGGCAAAGAGGCCGCCGCCCGGCTGCTCTTAAGCCGCGCCGAGGCCGCCGCGCTCCAGACCTACGCCGAGGCCGACCTCATCGTGAGCACCGGCGGCACCTACCTCGTGGAAAACTACGACATTGAGCCGCGCCTCTTCGACTTTCAGATCGCGCTGGCACTGGGCCGCCCCCTTGTCTTTTACACCCAGTCGCTGGGGCCCTTCCGCGAGCCCAAAAACCAGCAGCGCGTGCGCGATATTTTTAATCAGGCAAGACTCGTCCTCCTGCGCGATGCCCGCTCAAAGGAGCACCTCCTTGAGATCGGCGTGCGCCCTGACCATCTCCACGTCTGCGCCGACGCCGTCTTCGCCCTTGATACCGACGCACTCCCCGCGGCAAAGACGGCCGCCCCCCCGAAAACGAGCGCCGAAGAACGCCCGCTCCAGGTCGCCGTCTCCGTGCGCCACTGGAGCCATTTTGAAGCGCTCTCGACCGACGAGGGCATGAAGCGCTACTGCGACGCCATCGCCGCCGGCGTCACCCACCTGGTCGAGCAGCATCAGGCCGAGGTGACCTTCCTCTCCACCTGCCAGGGCATCCCCGAGTACTGGACCCACGACAGCAAAACCGCCCACGCCATCGTCGACACCCTCCCCGAAGCGATACGGGAGCACGTCAAGGTCGACGAGGCCTTCCACTCCCCTCAAGAGCTCGTCGCGACGCTGGCCACCTTCGACGCCGTCATCGCCACCCGCATGCACATGGCGATTCTCGCGCTCATCGCCCGCGCCGCCGTCTTGCCCGTCTCCTACGAGTTCAAGACCACTGAGCTCTTCGAACGCCTGGGCGCCGGGCAGTGGGTGGAAGACATCAACACCATCGAAGCCGACGCCTTCATTCAGAAGCTCGACGCCCTGCTCGCCGACCTCGACGGCGTCAAAGCGCTGCTCGCAAAGGGCGTCGCCGAAGAGCGCGAGATCGCTCTGGAAGGAGCGCGCAAGGTCGGTGAGCTCATCCGCTCCTGA